A region from the Macaca mulatta isolate MMU2019108-1 chromosome 13, T2T-MMU8v2.0, whole genome shotgun sequence genome encodes:
- the LOC144333925 gene encoding uncharacterized protein LOC144333925, with the protein MVNEHWLQLKSQQLHLAPNERVSLSIKALKPSFDFSFAMKVLDGLYSSNIRHFTDTEYLLFSVLTCSPFITDLRQIFGRTCCSTLHSYAVEMPSFLQPQEPTSASSQLFFCSFLTPLSLHGIKRVGVLLWIRLWLKRMLCMFGSSVQTTETFSIISSKAVWLSYHLCVQWSSTFNFLQELSLCIHNLANWCARPRFWSTSAFG; encoded by the coding sequence atggtaaatgagcattggcttcaacttaaaagtCAACAACTCCATTTAGCCCCTAAtgagagagtcagcctgtccatTAAAGCTTTGAAGCCAAGCTTTGACTTCTCTTTTGCTATGAAAGTCCTGGATGGCTTATACTCTTCGAATATAAGGCATTTCACTGACACTGaatatctgttgtttagtgtTCTGACGTGTTCCCCCTTCATCACTGATCTTAGGCAGATCTTCGGGAGAACTTGCTGCTCCACTTTGCACTCCTATGCTGTGGAgatgccttctttcctccaacctcaggaaccaacctctgctagctcccaacttttcttctgcagctttctcactCCTCTTAGCCTTCACGGAATAAagagagttggggtcttgctctggattaggctttggcttaaaaGAATGTTGTGCATGTTTGGATCGTCTGTCCAGACCACTGAAACTTTCTCCATTATCAGCAGTAAGGCTGTTtggctttcttatcatttgtgtgttcagtggagcagcacttttaatttccttcaagaactttccctttgcattcacaacttggccaATTGGTGTGCAAGGCCCAGATTTTGGTCTACCTCAGCTTTTGGCTGA